Within Cellulophaga sp. L1A9, the genomic segment AAAAAACATTAGAAACTATAAAAGGAGATTTTAACAACGATGCTTTAGAAGATGCTATAATAGTTACTGACATAGGAGATAAGAATAATAATTCAGAGCATTATCTATTAACAATACTATTGCAGTCATCAAAAAAAGGTCTTTATAAATTATTTTTTGAATCTAGTTCAATATTACCATGTTTAAATTGTGAGGAATGGAATAGTGACGCTGACTATTCGTATTATGATTTAAAGTTAGATAATGGAACTTTATCATTTTCAACAAACAGAACAAATAACAACTTAAACGAATGGGATACAAATACATACATTTTTAAAAATAACGAAGAAGGAATGAAACTACAAAAAGTGACCAAAAACTTTGGGAAATTAGATTCAGATGATGAAATAACTAAAGAATTGGGTGATTTTAATTTTTTAGATTTAAAGAAATTTAATGTTTATAAAGTAGAATAAGTTCCCAGCCCCGCTCCCGCTAGTTTGTAACTAGTGGCAATTAAGAGTAAGCTATAAAAACATATAAGAAAAGCCACAGTTTAAAACGCTGTGGTTTTTTAGTTTTTAAAGAGGTTTATAGTTTTTAAACTCATTATAATAATGTCTTGCAAAAAGAAAACATATAATGGCCATACTTATAGCCATACTAAAAGCAAAATACCCATAACCAATACCACCAATTTTAGCTTTTGTATAAAAAGAAATTGGAGAAATACCCACAAGTAAGACTGTTGTTATAAGCATAAAAGCAGCAATAGTAAAAGGAGAATATTTATAGGTAATTAAATGGCTATAAGTTTTAGCTTTTTTCGGGTTTTTATGGAGGTCAAAGCTCAATTGAACCAGACGGGTAATAGTATTAAGAATAAGAAAAAAATAGCTCATAAGTTTTATAATTTATTTAGCAAAAGCTTGTTTAGTTTTTACGTTTTGTAATAAGCTATCAATAGTATATAAAATACAGTTTTTGTCGTGTTCAGGCAGTTTACTAAGTTGCTGTAAACGTTTAAGCATTGCGGTATCTTTTAAAAGATTTGCATCTTCATTTTCACCTAATAAATACCCTACAGTTGTATCTAATGCTTTAGCAATATTTTTAACAACATCAATCGTTGGTTTAGCTTGTTCTCTTTCGTAGCGTCCAATAATAGAAGGATGAAGCCCCTAGCGCGACATATCCGCAACCCTGGCGCACTTCTGTGAAGTGTGTCTAATTTTCTTTAGTATTTGCAATGCAATTTATAATGTTTAAACAAGGTCTCAGAGATATAAAGTCATAGATAGTGCCGTTCCAACATTTGTGACAATAACAATAATTGATTGGGTAGATTTATTTATTCGACCAACCTATTTTAAAATATTAGATGATTCTCTAAATTATTGTATGGCAAACAAAGGATTAACCGTACATGCGTACGTATATATGAGTAGTCATATTCATCTTATTATTAGTTCTCAAGAAAACGAGTTGCAGGACATTATTCGCGATTTGAAAAAACACACCTCTAAGGAATTTATAAAAGTGATAAAAGAACTTCCTGAAAGTAGAAGGGAATGGCTTTTAGCTAAATTTAATTATGCAGCAAAGCGTGTAAAGAAAGGTGTTAGTTATAAGGTTTGGAAAGATGGGTATCATCCCGTAATTTTAGATACTAGCAAAAAAATAGAACAACGTATAAATTATATACATTATAATTCTGTGGCTTCAGAATTAGTTTATCATGAAAGAGATTGGAAAAACAGTAGCTATGCAATCTATGAAGAAGACAATTCAGAAATCCCTTCGGTTAAAGCACACCCTCTATGGTCATTTGAAATAGGAAAACAATTAGTCACGCTTTACAAAAGCGCGCGAGGTTCTGTGATTATAGATGTGGCACGAGTAGAATCTATTGGAATGAATGGTTCTTCGGATGAAAACTATAATAACGAAAATGAAGGCTATGAAGGATATAATTGTACCCGTACTTCTGTATATCAAAAAAATGGTGGAGCTTTAGCCAGTCATGCTGGTTGGAAAGGATATTTTAGACCTAAAAATTACGTAAAACAATTATAATGAAAAAATTTATATTATTTATATTACTATTTAGTATTTTGTCCTGTAAAGGACAAACAGAATCGAAAGAAGTAGTTTCATCATTTGAGTATTTAACAGAAGAAATATTAAAAACAAAATCTAAAAAAGAATTACGTTTACTTAGAAATGAAGTTTTTGCTAGAAAAGGACATGTTTTTAAAAGTGAAGATTTAATTGAATATTTCAATAAAAAAGCTTGGTATAAACCTAATCCAAATATTTCTTTATCATTTACTGAAAAAGAAAGTAGTTATACCTCTAAAATAAAGACTTTAGAAGAGGTAGAAAATGATTACTCAATAGTTAATTGTATTAATTATTATGATCATAATAATTCAAAGGTATACCCCTTGTCGGGTTCTAGAATAGAAAATGATGAACTTCCAAACGGACTAATTGATATTGAATTAAGTCATAACAGCCTTAAACCGCAAATAAAAGAAATTTTGTTTGATGGATCTATTTTTAATCTTGATTGTCTAAACCCTAACAAATATAGATTTATAATTACAGCATATCCAAATCAAAACCTACACTCATATTTAGTTATTGGTGACTTGATTGAAATCAAAAAACTTTATGGTAGTTTTGGTCCTTATGACAATCATAAAGAATATGATTTTGTATTAAATCACAAGGATTTAGAAATTACTATAGAAGATTGGGAACGAGACAAAAAAGTATCAACTAAGGTTGAAAAATACAAGCTTACAGATACAGGTTTAGTTAAGTTGTAAATTTTTACTCTCTAGCGCTCGTTTGTAACAAGTGCCATATCGAGTAAGAAAACATCAATTAAAATTATAAATGTTTTAGTTAGCTTTTGTACTTTTAAGTAATGAGTAGAAAGCATAAATCTCATACTGTTAAATCAGGATATGATGCTAATAATATTGTTACTTATGCACACGCATCTTCTCGTAAAAAATACACTTATCCAGATGGAACCATTAGAACTTATGGGAAATATGATGGGGAATTTAGGCGAGTTGTTTATAATAAAGGTGCAGGAAAGAAACACATAGTTAAACTTCCTAATGGACTAAATAAAAAAGTAAATAATAAATCTGTGAAATTTGCATTTACATCTACAGCAAGAACATATTGTGGACCCGAACATTTTGCTTGTTTTATAGGTGCTTTAACAGAAGTGGGGTATACTGATATTGTTTCAGGAGGAATGTGTGAAGAGGACGGAACATGCTTTCCTAGTATATCACACAATAATGGTCAAAGTGTTGATACTAGTTATTTAGATGATGATACTAGAGAACAAAACTTTATAAATGCTATGAATAAATTTGGATTTGACGGTCAGCTTAGAGGTCATGCAAAGAAGAAGTTTGATCATATGACTGCTAAATCTCATCACAATTCGCATCTGTATTCAGGAGTGTTAAAACCAAAATATAAATAGAAATGTATAAATTAATGTTAATACAAATATTTTGTATATTAGGTTTATTGACTAGTTGTTTTGAATCTAGAAATAGCGAAAAAAAATTAAAAGATAATAACTTAGTAGAAATAAAAGTAGAATTAACAGATAGCACCTCGTTAAGAGTAAAACAATTATCTAATTTCAACTTAAGTCAGTTACCATTAGGAAATGATAAGATTACTGATAAAGAGTTTAGAAATAAAAATAGCTTTTATATTAAAAAAGGAACAGATATAGAATTAAATAATGAATTTATTTATTCTTCAAAAGGTGAAATTTTAAAAGATTATTTCCATAACTTTTATAAGCCGACAACTTTATCATCAGTTGAAGAAGATAAATATCCTTTATATGATGATAAAGATTATATTCAAAAAGTAGGTATTAAATCTTCAGGACTAGAAAATATTATAAAAAATAAAGATGGGGTATACTTATGTGTTTTTTTTGTGAATTTTAATTATGATAAAGAATATGAGAATTTTATTAAACCTATCAGGTATTTAGTTTCTTTTGATGAAAATTTAAATATTTTGAATGAATTCACTCTTAGTTTTTTTTATGAAACAGAAACAAAGAGTTTCGTAAAACTATTTTATTTAGATGAAAATCTAAATATTTACACTAATTATTACAGGAATAAAGAGGGTGAAGACGGAAATATAAAAGAGACCTTTTCAGAGTTATATAAGTATACTGTATTATACAATGGTACAATTTCAGAGAAGAAAAACAGTACTTTAGAAGTAGGTTCAACAGTCTATGCTCAAGTAAAAACGTATTTAAACTTAAGAGCGCTGCCTAATGCAACAGCCGCGAAAGTAGGGAAAGCTTACCCAACAGATGAATTAACGGTTTTAGAAGTTTTAGAGGGTTGGGTTAAGATAGCGTTAAATGGTAAAGAAGGTTATGTTAGTAAAGATTTTGTTAGGTAAAGAACTTTCTGTTTAAATAAAACATAGCATTGCCACTCAGCTACTCGTGCTATACTGAGTCCGAAATTGAAAAATAAATAAAAGAATATTATAAAATAGGATTAAATCAAGCTACTGGAGATAAGAAGAAAAATCTAGAGAAAAAACAGGATGAAAATATAGCTTTATTAAAAAAACGTGTAAAAAACACCTGTTTTTGGGATAAGGTAGAAAAAGGAGAACAAGAAAACAAAAACTCTTTTTCTAATTTAACAGCAGGGGCATTTTTAGCTATTATTGTCTATAGTTATTATACAAAAGATGAAAAAAAAGAAGCAGATAAAAAAAATATAAGAAATTTTAAAACTTCACAAAAAAATGTTTTGCACTTTCATCCAATGGCGTTTGTAGAACATATGCAACTTCAGAAAAAACTAGATGCTGCTGCTGATTTGTTTTGTAAGCAAGCAGAGTTAGCTATCTCATTTCAAATGGTACAACAAGCATTGGCGGCATATATTACTGCATACACTTTGATTCAAAAGAAATTAAAAAAGCGGTATAAAGAAATAGTTCAACAGGCTTACGAATTTGGAAAAACCCTTAGCATAGAACAACTAAAAACAAGCTCCTTAAATATTATTGCTTTAGAATATTATAATTTTTCTGATAAAAAAATTCAATTCTCTATAGATGAGTTTATGACTCATTTAGAAGGCAAAGATTGGAAAGAAAAATTAAAAACAGAGCAAGCAAATTTTAAAAGAGGAATTGTAGTTTAAAAAAAATATAAACGTATGTTATTAGCTAACAAGCATTTTACACCAGTTTTAGGAATAGACATACATATTGTAGTACTCTTAGGAGTACCTACACCTTTACCGCATCCGTTTATTGGGATGGTAATGGATCCTATGGACTATATTCCTTTTATAGGTTCTACAGTAAATGTAAATAGTGTACCAAAAGGCAATAGCCAAACAGCAGGCATGTTGGGTACTTTTTTTCATATTCCTATGGGCGGACCATTTTTAATGGCTCCAATGATTGGTCATGATTCTATGAACTTTTTTGGAAGTACAACAGTGAATGCTGAAGACAATTATTTTTCACCGTCTGGGCATATGCTAATGACTTGTAGTGATATAGGGATGCCATTATCACTAACTCCGGGTAAAAAAATGCGACCAATACCTAGTATGTATTTACCCACTTCTATGAGTATACCCTTACCTATGGGTAAAACAGTTATGGTGGGTGGTCCTTACGCTCCCGATCTTATGGGGCTTTTAATGGGGCTTGTTATGAGTTATGGTTTTGGGTCTTTAATGAAATTAGGAGGCAAAGCTTTAAAAAAATTTAATCATGGCGTGCTCAAAAAATTTAAATCAACAGAGGGTTTAAGTAAAAAATTCTGCAAAATGGGCTTTGAGCCCGTAGATTTAATTACAGGGCGTATGGTGTATGATGGTGAAGACTTTAGCATTCCAGGACCTATCCCTATTCAATGGGAACGTAATTGGTATTCAGATTCTGGTTATGAAGGACTAATGGGTCATGGCTTTCATAGCAATTACGATCTTTCTTTGCATCTAGTACCCGAAGAAGATACCATAGTGTTACGACTACCTGACGGGCGCGTTACCGCAATGCCAATGCTTCATATTCCAGAAGAAGAATATTATAATCGGCAAGAAAAGCTAACATTGCGCTATGTAGATAAATACACCTATGAGCTTGAAGATAAAAACACATCACTAACGTATGTGTATAAAAGGCGTACCCCCAATCTTTACAAACCAACTGAAATTATAAATGCTGATGGCTTTAAATTAGCCTTAGAATACAACAGTGCCAATACGCTTACCGCTATTCAAGATAGTGTTGGTCGTGTTTTAGAGTTGGCTTTAGATCAATACAAAAGAGTTACAAACATACAAAT encodes:
- a CDS encoding YARHG domain-containing protein; this translates as MKKFILFILLFSILSCKGQTESKEVVSSFEYLTEEILKTKSKKELRLLRNEVFARKGHVFKSEDLIEYFNKKAWYKPNPNISLSFTEKESSYTSKIKTLEEVENDYSIVNCINYYDHNNSKVYPLSGSRIENDELPNGLIDIELSHNSLKPQIKEILFDGSIFNLDCLNPNKYRFIITAYPNQNLHSYLVIGDLIEIKKLYGSFGPYDNHKEYDFVLNHKDLEITIEDWERDKKVSTKVEKYKLTDTGLVKL
- a CDS encoding SH3 domain-containing protein, encoding MYKLMLIQIFCILGLLTSCFESRNSEKKLKDNNLVEIKVELTDSTSLRVKQLSNFNLSQLPLGNDKITDKEFRNKNSFYIKKGTDIELNNEFIYSSKGEILKDYFHNFYKPTTLSSVEEDKYPLYDDKDYIQKVGIKSSGLENIIKNKDGVYLCVFFVNFNYDKEYENFIKPIRYLVSFDENLNILNEFTLSFFYETETKSFVKLFYLDENLNIYTNYYRNKEGEDGNIKETFSELYKYTVLYNGTISEKKNSTLEVGSTVYAQVKTYLNLRALPNATAAKVGKAYPTDELTVLEVLEGWVKIALNGKEGYVSKDFVR
- a CDS encoding transposase; translated protein: MANKGLTVHAYVYMSSHIHLIISSQENELQDIIRDLKKHTSKEFIKVIKELPESRREWLLAKFNYAAKRVKKGVSYKVWKDGYHPVILDTSKKIEQRINYIHYNSVASELVYHERDWKNSSYAIYEEDNSEIPSVKAHPLWSFEIGKQLVTLYKSARGSVIIDVARVESIGMNGSSDENYNNENEGYEGYNCTRTSVYQKNGGALASHAGWKGYFRPKNYVKQL